One genomic segment of Catalinimonas alkaloidigena includes these proteins:
- a CDS encoding energy transducer TonB produces MSKLHKDSDLLRTELMKKFRDGTLSAEEEAYLHALKSAEPFIADALEGTFVLEDGDRFADGVEELQGRILERAKTTKGHKVYWLPVAASLAVLLGLFYVVYTFLLPSDTSGLSRQEEVPSATVPEENAEKESELSPLSQLPPEDLTDSQEVNEEKLPQTLALVEPSAMSAYSGSDDEDSFSASPSYPSESYGGRQSLKEVEPKAYDENFTLSQGIQNSQEEGKTKADPENMSRSGRPSSAALQAMHEGWKTISGRVIDQENKNPLPGVNVLVKETTIGSITDVEGRFVIDFPQDYNKLVISSIGYQTTEVNVNQQDTLAVSLEQDMQSLSEVVTMGFGSEREEVSVTSAKPLKGMQAYRKYLSDHQRYPEDWKEGDKGVVKLSFTVFPNGKPGDIMVEKSAGDWLDQEAIRLLEEGPAWEPATRDGVAISQEVKLRVKFKK; encoded by the coding sequence ATGAGTAAGCTACATAAAGATAGCGACCTGCTGAGGACAGAACTGATGAAAAAGTTCAGGGATGGGACTTTGTCTGCTGAAGAGGAAGCATATCTGCATGCTTTGAAATCAGCCGAACCTTTTATAGCTGATGCGCTGGAAGGAACTTTTGTCCTGGAGGATGGAGATCGTTTTGCTGATGGAGTAGAAGAGCTACAAGGCCGCATTCTGGAAAGAGCAAAAACTACAAAAGGTCATAAGGTTTACTGGTTGCCTGTTGCGGCCTCACTGGCAGTATTATTAGGTTTGTTCTATGTGGTCTATACTTTTCTGCTGCCCTCAGATACGTCTGGCCTGAGCAGGCAGGAGGAAGTTCCTTCGGCAACAGTACCGGAAGAAAACGCTGAGAAGGAATCAGAACTCTCTCCGCTAAGCCAGCTCCCGCCTGAGGATTTGACCGATTCGCAAGAGGTAAATGAAGAAAAATTGCCACAGACTTTGGCTTTGGTAGAGCCTTCAGCGATGTCAGCATACTCAGGGAGTGATGATGAAGACTCTTTTTCTGCTTCTCCTTCTTATCCGTCTGAATCTTATGGAGGCCGACAATCATTAAAGGAGGTAGAACCAAAAGCTTATGATGAGAATTTCACCTTATCTCAGGGAATACAAAACAGCCAGGAAGAAGGAAAAACAAAAGCTGATCCGGAGAATATGAGTCGTTCAGGTAGGCCTTCATCTGCTGCCCTACAGGCTATGCATGAGGGCTGGAAAACCATCAGCGGGAGAGTCATTGATCAGGAAAATAAAAATCCTCTCCCCGGCGTAAATGTGCTGGTTAAAGAAACTACTATCGGTAGCATTACTGATGTAGAAGGGCGCTTTGTCATTGACTTCCCTCAGGATTATAACAAACTGGTCATTTCATCAATTGGCTACCAAACCACTGAAGTAAATGTAAATCAACAGGATACTTTAGCAGTGTCTTTAGAGCAGGACATGCAGTCATTAAGTGAAGTAGTTACGATGGGGTTTGGAAGTGAAAGAGAAGAAGTTTCAGTCACTTCGGCCAAACCGCTTAAGGGCATGCAAGCCTATAGAAAATACCTGAGCGACCACCAAAGATACCCTGAAGACTGGAAGGAGGGAGATAAAGGGGTAGTAAAACTATCCTTTACAGTGTTTCCAAATGGAAAGCCAGGCGACATTATGGTTGAAAAAAGCGCAGGAGACTGGCTGGACCAGGAAGCCATACGACTGCTAGAGGAAGGCCCTGCCTGGGAGCCTGCTACCCGCGATGGAGTAGCCATAAGCCAGGAAGTGAAGTTGAGAGTCAAGTTTAAAAAGTAA
- a CDS encoding FG-GAP repeat domain-containing protein: MPDNALHQSVYADEPQFTLNALDTVILKNQWKHYSTENGDLEIPNTGNQQTASLVCDLDKDGVLDFVITERTQAPSVVWYKKQGERWERQIIEDEALRIEAGSAHLDIDGDGDQDIVFGGESRSNEVWWWENPYPDFSQSWKRYTIKKSGKNKHHDQLFGDFDGDGAQELVFWNQQAQTLFLAEIPSNPKTAEEWPIQKIYTYSTDSEMEQLGQEGYPSWKATHEHEGLAKADIDQDGIEDIIGGGRYFTFSNDSYQENIIDASYTFTRAAAGQFIEGGRPEVILVVGDGVAPMMLYEWNEGTWKRKAILEKVDNGHTLEVGDFNQDGQLDLFTAEMRFGEGNPDAKTRLLLGDGKGSFHEEVIATGFGVHEGRIADLDGDGDYDVLGKPYTWKAPRLDIWINEGAP, encoded by the coding sequence TTGCCAGATAACGCTCTTCATCAATCAGTCTATGCTGATGAACCTCAATTTACTTTAAACGCTCTTGACACTGTCATACTGAAAAATCAGTGGAAACACTATTCTACTGAAAATGGTGATTTAGAAATACCTAACACCGGCAATCAGCAAACTGCCTCTTTAGTATGTGACCTGGATAAAGATGGTGTGCTGGACTTTGTAATTACCGAAAGGACACAGGCCCCTTCAGTGGTGTGGTACAAGAAACAAGGTGAGCGTTGGGAAAGACAAATTATTGAGGATGAGGCTCTTCGTATAGAAGCAGGTTCTGCTCACCTGGATATTGACGGTGATGGCGACCAGGATATTGTCTTTGGGGGTGAAAGCCGAAGTAATGAAGTCTGGTGGTGGGAAAATCCCTATCCAGATTTCAGCCAAAGCTGGAAGCGCTACACCATCAAAAAGTCCGGTAAGAACAAACATCACGACCAGCTTTTCGGTGACTTTGACGGTGATGGAGCGCAGGAGCTGGTGTTTTGGAACCAGCAGGCACAAACGCTATTTCTGGCAGAAATTCCATCTAACCCAAAAACTGCTGAAGAGTGGCCTATCCAAAAGATTTATACTTACAGTACAGATAGTGAAATGGAGCAACTGGGCCAGGAAGGTTATCCGTCCTGGAAAGCCACCCATGAACACGAAGGTTTGGCCAAAGCAGATATAGACCAGGACGGAATTGAAGATATCATCGGTGGTGGAAGGTATTTTACCTTTTCCAATGATAGCTATCAGGAAAACATCATTGATGCCAGCTATACTTTTACCCGTGCAGCAGCCGGACAATTTATTGAAGGGGGGAGACCGGAAGTCATATTAGTGGTTGGCGATGGTGTAGCCCCTATGATGCTCTACGAATGGAATGAAGGTACCTGGAAAAGGAAAGCCATCCTTGAAAAAGTAGACAACGGTCATACCCTTGAGGTAGGCGATTTCAATCAGGATGGGCAGCTTGATCTCTTTACTGCCGAAATGCGTTTTGGTGAGGGAAATCCCGATGCCAAAACCAGGCTACTGCTGGGCGATGGAAAAGGCAGTTTTCATGAAGAGGTTATCGCCACCGGTTTTGGCGTACATGAGGGTAGAATTGCTGACCTGGATGGTGATGGTGACTATGATGTGTTAGGCAAACCCTATACCTGGAAAGCTCCTCGTCTGGACATTTGGATCAATGAAGGCGCGCCATGA
- a CDS encoding sigma-54-dependent transcriptional regulator translates to MDKKEGKILIIDDDQAVLYTAKMILKQLFTQVRTESHPSQIMPLLEKEHFDVILLDMNFVQGKTSGQEGLFWIKEMLKVDEKAQIVVTTAYGDIDLAVNAMKEGAVDFLTKPWEKERLAATIVSHYHRHRSEQEVSQLKHREQALSQDLESSFQEIISQSEAMDQIFDTIKKVSVTDANVLILGENGTGKELVARAIHRSSPRAPQAFIKVDLGAVTETLFESELFGHAKGAFTGAVEDRAGRFEIASGGTLFLDEIGNLSLPLQAKLLTALQSKQIVRVGTNKPLQIDVRLISATNMQLYELAEQEHPGFRQDLLYRINTVEIQLPPLRKRQEDISVLVHYFLDLYGRKYQKPALKINERSMKHLRQYHWPGNVRELQHAVERAVIMSDSSTLDVEDFLLSKKRQATGATLKSSYNLEEVEKQTISEAIRKHSGNLSQASKELGMGRSTLYRKMKKYGL, encoded by the coding sequence ATGGATAAAAAGGAAGGCAAAATTCTCATTATAGACGATGATCAGGCGGTGCTGTATACTGCCAAAATGATTCTGAAACAACTTTTCACCCAGGTCAGAACAGAAAGCCATCCTTCCCAAATAATGCCTCTGCTGGAAAAAGAACATTTTGATGTGATACTGCTGGATATGAATTTTGTCCAGGGAAAAACCAGCGGGCAGGAGGGCTTGTTCTGGATCAAAGAGATGTTGAAAGTAGATGAGAAGGCGCAGATAGTCGTTACCACCGCTTATGGAGACATTGATTTAGCAGTCAATGCCATGAAAGAGGGTGCGGTAGACTTTCTGACCAAACCCTGGGAAAAAGAAAGACTGGCTGCTACGATAGTGTCACATTACCACAGACATCGTTCGGAGCAGGAGGTCAGCCAGCTGAAGCACCGTGAACAGGCGCTGAGCCAGGATTTGGAAAGCTCTTTTCAGGAGATCATAAGCCAATCTGAGGCAATGGATCAGATTTTTGATACCATCAAGAAAGTCTCAGTCACGGATGCCAATGTGCTGATACTAGGAGAAAACGGAACGGGAAAAGAGCTGGTAGCCAGAGCCATTCACCGCTCATCTCCGAGAGCACCTCAAGCCTTTATCAAAGTAGACTTAGGTGCAGTGACAGAAACCTTATTTGAATCCGAGTTATTTGGTCATGCCAAGGGAGCATTTACCGGAGCGGTGGAAGACAGAGCCGGTAGGTTTGAAATTGCTTCCGGAGGAACCTTGTTCCTGGATGAGATCGGCAATCTTTCACTGCCCCTACAAGCCAAGCTTTTGACAGCCTTGCAGAGTAAGCAAATCGTAAGGGTAGGTACAAACAAGCCATTGCAAATTGATGTGAGACTGATCAGTGCTACCAATATGCAATTGTATGAGCTGGCAGAGCAAGAGCATCCCGGCTTTCGTCAGGATTTGCTTTATCGTATCAATACAGTTGAAATTCAGCTTCCTCCCTTACGGAAAAGGCAGGAAGATATATCGGTGCTTGTGCATTATTTCTTAGACCTGTATGGCAGAAAGTATCAAAAGCCTGCACTCAAAATTAATGAGCGCAGCATGAAGCATTTGCGACAGTATCACTGGCCAGGCAATGTACGTGAATTACAACATGCGGTGGAAAGGGCTGTGATCATGAGTGATTCTTCAACTTTGGATGTAGAAGATTTTCTTTTGTCAAAAAAAAGACAAGCGACAGGCGCTACGCTGAAGTCATCCTATAATCTGGAAGAAGTAGAAAAACAGACGATTTCAGAAGCGATACGGAAACATAGCGGAAACCTTAGCCAGGCCTCAAAGGAGTTGGGTATGGGACGGAGCACACTCTACCGTAAAATGAAGAAGTATGGCCTGTAG
- a CDS encoding sensor histidine kinase, with protein MQKTIFRTQIFIRLLLIIAIGFSIMYVLTETHFWLVSMWLGLLLLILFFELIRFIERTHLEMENLVIAIRQGDFSNTYYKHPALKGHMLSHAFNQLVSTFQQLRQEKESNHHYFQNIVEQVSVALICVDQQGKVQLVNLAAKQLLKRPVLRHLEDVQAIDSELYHTIKNIQAGEKALIRVIIQQQLLHILLQATEFKMQGKEFKLLSIQDFRAELEEQEVASWQKLIRVLTHEIMNSVIPISNLTGMVSEMLIHIDEDNGLKLNVLNDSEVIDLHGSLLTIEERTNGLINFVKAYKSLTQVAQPQFRSVKVGMLIERLHALLKPKLHEKNITWNKKVEPANLEIKADFELIEQVLINLVNNAIYALQKVKNPEIDVYAFVNEKNQKIIQVIDNGIGIERELVEQIFIPFFTTKKNGSGIGLSLSRQIMRLHKGNISVQSIIGGGTVFTLSF; from the coding sequence ATGCAAAAAACGATATTCAGGACGCAAATATTTATACGGCTGTTGCTTATCATAGCTATCGGCTTCAGCATAATGTATGTACTGACCGAGACGCACTTCTGGTTGGTATCTATGTGGTTAGGTTTATTGTTGCTCATACTCTTTTTTGAACTGATTCGTTTTATTGAACGAACTCATCTTGAAATGGAAAACCTGGTGATTGCCATCCGACAGGGTGATTTTTCCAATACATATTATAAGCACCCAGCTCTGAAAGGGCATATGCTGAGTCATGCGTTCAATCAGCTGGTAAGCACTTTTCAGCAGCTCAGACAGGAGAAAGAAAGCAACCATCATTACTTCCAGAATATTGTAGAACAAGTTTCCGTGGCTTTGATATGTGTGGATCAGCAAGGAAAAGTGCAACTTGTTAATCTTGCTGCCAAACAACTTTTGAAGAGGCCAGTGCTTAGACATCTGGAAGATGTACAAGCAATAGATAGTGAGCTATATCATACAATCAAGAATATTCAAGCAGGAGAAAAAGCATTAATCCGGGTCATTATTCAGCAACAGCTTTTACATATTTTGTTGCAGGCCACTGAATTCAAAATGCAAGGCAAAGAATTTAAGTTGCTCTCTATACAGGATTTTCGCGCCGAGCTGGAAGAGCAGGAAGTGGCCTCCTGGCAAAAACTGATAAGAGTCCTTACGCATGAGATCATGAATTCAGTGATTCCAATTTCAAACCTTACAGGAATGGTGAGTGAGATGCTGATTCATATAGATGAAGATAATGGCTTGAAGTTGAACGTTCTGAATGATAGTGAAGTGATAGACTTACATGGAAGCCTGCTTACAATTGAGGAAAGAACAAATGGGTTGATTAACTTTGTAAAAGCCTACAAAAGCCTTACTCAAGTTGCTCAACCTCAGTTTCGTTCAGTTAAAGTGGGTATGCTAATAGAAAGGTTACATGCCTTGTTAAAGCCAAAGCTGCATGAGAAAAATATTACCTGGAATAAGAAGGTGGAACCCGCGAATTTAGAGATAAAAGCAGATTTTGAACTTATAGAGCAGGTCCTGATTAACCTGGTAAACAACGCAATATATGCACTTCAAAAGGTTAAAAATCCCGAAATAGATGTCTATGCTTTTGTCAATGAAAAGAATCAGAAAATAATTCAGGTGATTGATAATGGAATAGGTATTGAACGAGAACTGGTAGAGCAGATTTTTATCCCTTTCTTTACTACAAAGAAAAACGGCTCCGGAATAGGATTAAGCCTTTCAAGACAAATCATGCGCCTGCATAAAGGAAATATCAGTGTTCAATCTATTATCGGCGGGGGAACAGTGTTCACGCTGAGTTTCTGA